From Streptomyces asiaticus, one genomic window encodes:
- a CDS encoding flippase-like domain-containing protein — MIRDQEETAKQQGAQPPEEEARTPEALPHSTTPSGRPETAAPGSGDDCGPDGPEGHVDRVSGDEPLLPARVHRPSDLLRTLLGILGMAIVLAIAAFAHGTTAGLEKDIGHGADQAPPLLIDFAGLTAGVAVLVLPVAFAFERLIKRDGLRIADGVLAAVLAHGVSLAMDLWVARGAPGSLREALTQPAPGGTFSDPVHGYLAPVIAYMTAVGMARRPRWRVAMWCVLLLDAFAVLVGGYTTPFSIILTVLIGWAVAYGTLYAVGSPNVRPTGQHLLAGLRRVGFNPVSAMRAEEPEDEHGGHGDRGRRYLVTLEDGPPLDVTVVDREQQAQGFFYGVWQRLTLRTITPPRSLQSLRQALEQEALLAYAAIAAGANAPKLIATSELGPDAVMLVYEHVGGRPLHALPDEAITDELLAEAWHQVQALQSRRIAHRRLDSDALLIDRNGTVFLTDLRSGEIAAGDVVLRMDIAQLLTTLGLRVGAERSVTAAVEVLGPDAVAGSLPLLQPLALGRGTRATLRQLARERAQRHREAVLEASHAAKEAKEARETEAREAQEAAGGPEAAAGDRKTAKAEKQAEKRAIEEALEDAREEDLLSQIRQQVLLVRPQAPIQPERLERIKPRTLVSFCAGAFAAYFLLSQFTHLKLGALVGEANWIWVIFALVFSALTYLAAALSLLGFVPEKVPLGRTVLAQVAASFVKLVAPAAVGGVALNARFLQRAGVRPGLAVASVGASQLFGLASHIVLLLTFGYITGTERTPALSPSRTVIAGLLTAAVLVLVVTAIPVLRKFVSTRVRSLFAGVVPRMLDVLQRPKKLLAGIGGTLLLTAANVMCLDSAIRAFGGELSYASIAVVFLAGNALGSAAPTPGGVGAVEAALIAGLTFAGLPYETAAPAVLLFRLMVFWLPVLPGWVAFTHLTRREAL; from the coding sequence GTGATACGAGATCAAGAAGAGACGGCGAAGCAGCAGGGTGCGCAGCCTCCGGAGGAGGAGGCCCGCACCCCTGAGGCGTTGCCGCACTCCACGACACCGTCCGGACGGCCAGAGACAGCGGCCCCGGGCTCGGGGGATGACTGCGGCCCGGACGGACCGGAGGGCCATGTGGACCGGGTGTCCGGCGACGAGCCGCTGCTGCCGGCCCGTGTGCACCGCCCCTCCGATCTGCTGCGGACGCTGCTCGGGATCCTCGGCATGGCCATCGTGCTCGCCATCGCGGCCTTCGCCCACGGCACCACCGCGGGTCTGGAGAAGGACATCGGGCACGGCGCCGACCAGGCGCCCCCGCTACTGATCGACTTCGCGGGGCTCACGGCCGGGGTGGCCGTCCTCGTCCTGCCGGTGGCCTTCGCCTTCGAGCGGCTGATCAAACGGGACGGACTGCGGATCGCCGACGGCGTGCTGGCCGCGGTGCTGGCCCACGGGGTGTCCCTGGCCATGGACCTCTGGGTCGCCAGAGGCGCCCCCGGCTCGCTCCGCGAGGCGCTCACCCAGCCCGCGCCCGGCGGCACCTTCAGCGACCCCGTGCACGGCTATCTCGCCCCCGTCATCGCCTATATGACGGCCGTCGGCATGGCCCGGCGCCCGCGCTGGCGGGTGGCGATGTGGTGCGTACTGCTGCTCGACGCCTTCGCGGTGCTGGTGGGCGGCTACACCACACCGTTCTCGATTATCCTTACGGTGCTCATCGGCTGGGCGGTGGCCTATGGCACGCTCTACGCGGTCGGCTCCCCCAATGTGCGCCCCACCGGCCAGCACCTGCTCGCCGGGCTGCGCCGGGTCGGCTTCAACCCGGTCAGCGCCATGCGCGCGGAGGAACCCGAGGACGAGCACGGCGGCCATGGCGACCGGGGCCGCCGCTATCTGGTCACCCTGGAGGACGGCCCGCCCCTGGACGTCACGGTCGTCGACCGGGAGCAGCAGGCCCAGGGCTTCTTCTACGGCGTCTGGCAGCGGCTGACCCTGCGGACGATCACCCCGCCGCGCAGTCTCCAGTCACTGCGCCAGGCCCTGGAGCAGGAGGCGCTGCTCGCCTACGCGGCCATCGCGGCCGGGGCCAACGCGCCCAAGCTGATCGCCACCTCCGAGCTCGGCCCGGACGCCGTGATGCTCGTCTACGAGCACGTCGGGGGACGCCCGCTGCACGCCCTGCCGGACGAGGCGATCACCGACGAGCTGCTGGCCGAGGCCTGGCACCAGGTCCAGGCGCTCCAGTCGCGGCGGATCGCCCACCGGCGGCTGGACAGCGACGCCCTGCTCATCGACCGCAACGGCACGGTCTTCCTGACCGATCTGCGCAGCGGCGAGATCGCGGCCGGTGACGTGGTGCTGCGGATGGACATCGCTCAGCTGCTGACCACCCTGGGGCTGCGGGTGGGCGCCGAGCGCTCCGTGACCGCCGCGGTGGAGGTCCTCGGCCCGGACGCGGTCGCCGGCAGCCTTCCGCTGCTCCAGCCCCTGGCGCTCGGCCGGGGCACCCGCGCGACCCTGCGCCAGCTCGCGCGCGAACGCGCCCAGCGCCACCGGGAGGCCGTCCTGGAGGCGTCCCACGCCGCCAAGGAGGCCAAGGAGGCCCGGGAGACCGAGGCGCGGGAGGCACAGGAGGCCGCCGGGGGCCCGGAGGCGGCCGCCGGCGACCGTAAGACGGCCAAGGCCGAGAAGCAGGCGGAGAAGCGCGCCATCGAGGAGGCCCTGGAGGACGCCCGCGAGGAGGATCTGCTCTCCCAGATCCGCCAGCAGGTGCTGCTGGTGCGGCCCCAGGCTCCGATACAGCCCGAACGGCTGGAGCGCATCAAGCCGCGCACCCTGGTCAGCTTCTGCGCGGGGGCCTTCGCCGCGTACTTCCTGCTGTCCCAGTTCACCCACCTCAAGCTGGGCGCCCTGGTCGGCGAGGCCAACTGGATCTGGGTCATCTTCGCGCTCGTCTTCTCCGCGCTCACCTATCTGGCCGCGGCGCTGAGCCTGCTCGGCTTCGTCCCGGAGAAGGTGCCGCTCGGGCGGACGGTGCTGGCACAGGTGGCCGCCTCGTTCGTGAAGCTGGTGGCGCCCGCGGCGGTCGGCGGGGTCGCCCTCAACGCCCGCTTCCTCCAGCGCGCGGGGGTGCGGCCGGGGCTCGCGGTGGCCAGTGTGGGCGCCTCCCAGCTGTTCGGGCTCGCCAGCCATATCGTGCTGCTGCTGACCTTCGGCTACATCACCGGCACCGAGCGCACCCCGGCGCTCTCGCCGTCCCGGACGGTGATCGCCGGGCTGCTGACGGCCGCCGTCCTGGTCCTGGTGGTGACCGCCATCCCGGTGCTGCGGAAGTTCGTCTCCACCCGGGTGCGGTCGCTGTTCGCGGGCGTCGTCCCGCGCATGCTGGACGTGCTCCAGCGGCCCAAGAAGCTGCTCGCCGGGATCGGCGGCACCCTGCTGCTGACCGCCGCGAACGTGATGTGCCTCGACTCCGCGATCCGGGCGTTCGGCGGTGAGCTGAGCTACGCGAGCATCGCCGTCGTCTTCCTCGCGGGCAACGCCCTGGGGTCCG
- a CDS encoding MGMT family protein produces the protein MSRESREPEDGGSAEELPEYAERVLEVAELIPSGRVMTYGDVAEWLEEGGPRQVGRVMALYGGAVPWWRVVRADGVLLPGHELRALDHYREEGTPLREAARSAEGHVPRIDMARARWDGGGQDHGR, from the coding sequence ATGAGCCGGGAGAGCAGGGAGCCGGAGGACGGGGGCAGCGCCGAGGAGCTGCCCGAGTACGCCGAGCGGGTGCTGGAGGTGGCCGAGCTGATCCCCTCCGGCCGCGTGATGACCTATGGGGACGTCGCCGAATGGCTGGAGGAGGGCGGCCCGCGCCAGGTCGGGCGGGTGATGGCGCTCTACGGGGGCGCCGTGCCGTGGTGGCGGGTGGTGCGCGCGGACGGTGTGCTGCTGCCCGGCCACGAGCTGCGCGCCCTTGACCACTACCGCGAGGAGGGCACCCCGCTGCGCGAGGCGGCGCGTTCGGCCGAGGGCCATGTGCCGCGGATCGACATGGCCAGGGCGCGGTGGGACGGGGGCGGGCAGGACCACGGCCGGTAG
- a CDS encoding ATP-dependent helicase, whose amino-acid sequence MDARQRAVVEHRGGPLLVLAGPGTGKTTTLVEAVARRVREGADPERLLVLTFSRKAAVELRDRMSARLGGASAPRATTFHSYCYALVRAHQDVDLFVDPLRLLSGPEQDVVVRELLAGQAELASEGRAFVRWPDDLRACLTTRGFADEVRAVLARSRELGLGPRSLGEFAERTGRPDWSAAAGFLAEYLDVLDAQGVLDYAELVHRAVLLAGRPEVAAELAGRYDAVFVDEYQDTDVAQGRLLRALAGGGRTLLAFGDPDQSIYAFRGADVGGILRFREDFPRLDGRPADMEVLTVSRRSGAALLAATRQITARMPLTRLPARAVRAHRELAATRDGGRVEAYTYPTAGAELDNVADILRRAHLEDGVPWREMAVLVRAGGRSIPGVRRALTSAGVPVEVDGDDIPLRHEPAVAPLLTALRVAATAALPDSGGLSAVLGVETALTLLASPLGGMDAADLRRLGRALREEERSAGRAVPRPSDVLLAEALAEPERLAVHDPAYARGAQNLGRLLRTAQEALARGGTAEQALWGLWDGTAWPGRLERAAQRGGTAGRNADRDLDAVCALFETAARAEERTGGRGALNFLEEIDAQDIAADTLSRRMVRPDAVRLMTAHRSKGLEWALVVVAGVQEGLWPDLRRRGSLLEADRIGRDGLAEPLPPGALLAEERRLFYVAATRAKQRLVVTAVKAASEDGDQPSRFLAELGVPPTDVTHRPRRPLSVAALVAELRATTVDPDASETLRDAAARRLARLAALRDEEGRPLVPAAHPYRWWGLYEPTHSEVPLRDRDRPVALSGSALDQLVNTCSLQWFLGREVKADAPSTAAQGFGNVVHVLADEVASGRTPADLAVLMERLDSVWDALAFDAPWKSRQEKEQARAALERFLRWHVMERGGRTPVATEHSFDVTLEADVYKVRIRGSMDRVETDERGRAYVVDFKTGKQAVTRGDVEHHPQLAVYQLAVREGAVDDVFDGGRPEPGGAELVQLRQGAAKKDGGDDVPKVQAQEAPDGEWVGQLLATAAGRVLDERFAPSTGDHCERCAFRSACSARAEGRHVVE is encoded by the coding sequence CTGGACGCACGGCAGCGCGCTGTGGTTGAGCATCGGGGCGGTCCTTTGCTGGTGCTCGCCGGGCCCGGCACGGGCAAGACGACGACGCTCGTGGAGGCGGTGGCCCGCCGGGTGCGCGAGGGCGCGGATCCCGAGCGGCTGCTCGTGCTCACCTTCAGCCGTAAGGCGGCCGTCGAACTGCGCGACCGCATGTCCGCGCGCCTGGGCGGCGCGAGCGCCCCGCGGGCCACGACCTTCCACTCCTATTGCTACGCCCTGGTCCGCGCCCACCAGGACGTCGACCTCTTCGTGGATCCGCTGCGGCTGCTCTCCGGACCGGAACAGGACGTCGTGGTCCGGGAGCTGCTCGCCGGTCAGGCCGAGCTGGCGAGCGAGGGCCGGGCCTTCGTCCGCTGGCCGGACGACCTGCGCGCCTGCCTGACCACGCGGGGCTTCGCCGACGAGGTGCGCGCGGTGCTGGCCCGCAGCCGGGAGCTGGGCCTCGGCCCACGGTCGCTGGGGGAGTTCGCCGAGCGCACCGGTCGCCCCGACTGGTCCGCCGCGGCCGGCTTCCTCGCCGAGTACCTCGACGTCCTGGACGCCCAGGGGGTGCTGGACTACGCGGAGCTGGTGCACCGCGCGGTGCTGCTCGCCGGTCGGCCGGAGGTCGCGGCCGAGCTGGCGGGGCGGTACGACGCGGTGTTCGTCGACGAGTACCAGGACACCGACGTGGCCCAGGGGCGGCTGCTGCGGGCGCTCGCGGGCGGCGGCAGGACCCTGCTCGCCTTCGGTGACCCCGATCAGTCGATCTACGCCTTCCGCGGCGCCGACGTGGGCGGCATCCTCCGGTTCCGCGAGGACTTCCCGCGGCTGGACGGGCGGCCCGCCGACATGGAGGTCCTCACCGTCTCCCGGCGCTCGGGGGCCGCCCTGCTCGCGGCCACCCGGCAGATCACCGCCCGGATGCCGCTCACCCGGCTGCCCGCGCGAGCCGTAAGGGCGCACCGGGAGCTCGCGGCCACCCGCGACGGCGGCCGCGTCGAGGCGTACACGTACCCCACAGCGGGCGCCGAGCTCGACAACGTGGCCGACATCCTGCGCCGCGCCCATCTGGAGGACGGGGTGCCTTGGCGCGAGATGGCCGTCCTGGTGCGCGCCGGGGGGCGCTCGATTCCCGGTGTGCGCCGGGCGCTCACCTCGGCGGGAGTCCCCGTCGAGGTGGACGGCGATGACATCCCGCTGCGCCATGAGCCCGCCGTGGCCCCCCTGCTGACGGCGCTGCGGGTGGCCGCCACGGCCGCGCTGCCGGACAGCGGCGGGCTGTCCGCGGTCCTCGGTGTCGAGACCGCCCTGACCCTGCTCGCCTCGCCCCTCGGCGGTATGGACGCCGCCGATCTGCGCCGCCTGGGCCGTGCGCTGCGCGAGGAGGAGCGGTCGGCCGGGCGGGCGGTGCCGCGCCCCTCCGACGTCCTGCTCGCCGAGGCACTCGCCGAACCGGAGCGGCTGGCCGTCCACGACCCGGCGTACGCGCGCGGCGCCCAGAACCTCGGGCGGCTGCTGCGCACGGCCCAGGAGGCGCTGGCCCGGGGCGGCACCGCCGAACAGGCGCTGTGGGGGCTGTGGGACGGCACCGCCTGGCCCGGCCGCCTGGAGCGGGCCGCCCAGCGCGGCGGCACCGCCGGGCGGAACGCGGACCGCGACCTGGACGCGGTGTGCGCGCTGTTCGAGACCGCCGCGCGCGCCGAGGAGCGCACCGGCGGCCGCGGCGCCCTCAACTTCCTGGAGGAGATCGACGCCCAGGACATAGCGGCCGACACCCTCTCCCGCCGGATGGTCCGCCCCGACGCCGTACGGCTGATGACCGCTCACCGCTCCAAGGGGCTCGAATGGGCCCTGGTGGTCGTCGCCGGGGTGCAGGAGGGGCTGTGGCCCGATCTGCGGCGGCGCGGTTCGCTCCTGGAGGCCGACCGGATCGGCCGGGACGGGCTGGCCGAGCCGCTGCCGCCGGGCGCGCTGCTGGCCGAGGAGCGGCGGCTGTTCTATGTGGCGGCGACGCGCGCCAAGCAGCGGCTCGTGGTCACCGCCGTCAAGGCCGCCTCCGAGGACGGGGACCAGCCCTCCCGCTTCCTCGCCGAGCTGGGCGTCCCGCCCACCGACGTCACCCACCGGCCGCGCCGCCCGCTGTCCGTCGCCGCGCTCGTCGCCGAGCTGCGCGCCACCACCGTCGACCCGGACGCCTCGGAGACGCTGCGGGACGCCGCCGCGCGCCGGCTGGCGCGGCTCGCGGCGCTGCGCGACGAGGAGGGCCGCCCGCTGGTCCCGGCCGCCCACCCCTACCGCTGGTGGGGGCTGTACGAGCCGACGCACAGCGAGGTCCCGCTGCGCGACCGGGACCGGCCCGTGGCGCTGTCCGGCAGCGCGCTCGACCAGCTCGTCAACACCTGCTCGCTCCAGTGGTTCCTGGGGCGCGAGGTGAAGGCGGACGCGCCCTCGACGGCCGCCCAGGGCTTCGGCAACGTCGTGCACGTCCTGGCCGACGAGGTCGCCTCCGGCCGCACCCCGGCCGATCTCGCGGTCCTCATGGAGCGCCTGGACTCCGTATGGGACGCGCTCGCCTTCGACGCCCCCTGGAAGTCACGGCAGGAGAAGGAGCAGGCACGGGCGGCCCTGGAGCGCTTCCTGCGGTGGCATGTGATGGAGCGCGGCGGCCGCACCCCGGTCGCCACCGAGCACTCCTTCGACGTCACGCTCGAAGCCGACGTCTACAAGGTGCGCATCCGCGGCAGCATGGACCGCGTCGAGACGGACGAGCGGGGGCGCGCCTATGTGGTCGACTTCAAGACCGGTAAGCAGGCCGTGACCCGCGGCGATGTCGAGCACCACCCCCAGCTGGCGGTCTATCAGCTGGCGGTGCGCGAGGGCGCCGTGGACGACGTCTTCGACGGCGGGCGGCCCGAGCCGGGCGGCGCGGAGCTCGTCCAGCTGCGGCAGGGCGCCGCCAAGAAGGACGGCGGCGACGACGTCCCCAAGGTCCAGGCCCAGGAGGCGCCGGACGGGGAGTGGGTGGGGCAGCTGCTCGCCACCGCGGCCGGGCGCGTCCTGGACGAGCGGTTCGCCCCGAGCACGGGCGACCACTGCGAGCGCTGCGCCTTCCGAAGCGCGTGCAGCGCGCGGGCGGAGGGGCGCCATGTGGTCGAGTGA
- a CDS encoding ATP-dependent DNA helicase, with translation MSARITDPEELKELLGIPFTPEQVACITAPPAPQVIVAGAGSGKTTVMAARVVWLVGTGQVAPDRVLGLTFTNKAAGELAERVRKALVTAGIVDPDPDPGATEEAPGEPVISTYHAFAGQLLKDHGLRVGLEPSARLLADATRFQLAARVLRSAPGPYPALTRPFADLVTDLLALDAELAEHLVPTGRLRAYDTELLRTLEGTRLTNEALRKVPEAARARQELLGLVEAYREEKRRRDLLDFGDQIAHSATLALDHPEVGRILREQFTVVLLDEYQDTSVAQRLLLSGLFGGGTGHPVTAVGDPCQAIYGWRGASVANLDDFPEHFPHADGRPAERFALSENRRSGGRLLDLANGLAAPLRAMHEGVEALRPAPGAERDGAVRCALLPTHAEELAWLADSIAHLVRTGTPPGEIAVLCRTAGDFAQIQGALVERDVPVEVVGLSGLLHLPEVADLVAVCEVLQDPGANAALVRLLTGPRWRIGPRDLALLGRRARALVSYGGPDGAEDDPDRRLAEAVEGTDPAEVISLADALDTFLEAGGGPDDGLPFSAEARVRFARLAAELRELRRSLADPLMDVLHRVLATTGLEVELSASPHALAARRRETLGNFLDVAAAFAGREGGAAVDGEATLQGFLGFLRTAAQYEKGLDNALPGGENTVKVLTAHKAKGLEWDVVAVPGLVAKQFPSEQSRESWTANAKVLPHELRGDARTLPDVTAWDSKGIAAFKDAMKGHQRTEELRLGYVTFTRPRSLLLGSGHWWGPTQKRPRGPSGFLDALREHCEAGYGEIEAWAEPPEEGAENPALRQSAADRAWPLPLDPAALRHRRRAADVVLAHLARIETAGEEPAARDEARPSADGDPFPEPPEELEPLEDPEWPEPPEGPYGSYEDEPYDDAPPPGPYDAPPPDPHGAPGPGAPETDVSEITSEPAADEPTPEEARLIGSWDRDLDALAGELRRARETVHEVPLPGTLTASQLLRLAADPDGFARELARPMPRPPRPAARRGTRFHAWVESRFEALPLPFLGPDELPGGEDDEAEIADERDLTALKEAFARTPYARRTPYRVEVPVQLTLAGRTIRGRIDAVYRESGTGPDDGPRYEIVDWKTGRSQDADPLQLAIYRVAWAEQHGLPLSAVTAAFVYVRSGEVVRPAGLPGRAGLERVLLGEPGDADVGGDGDVDGDVAIGRDGDGDVGRDGDADIGWDGDADTTGNDRIDAGTVTESERT, from the coding sequence GTGTCAGCCCGCATCACCGATCCCGAGGAGCTCAAGGAACTCCTCGGGATCCCGTTCACCCCGGAGCAGGTGGCGTGCATCACCGCACCGCCCGCCCCGCAGGTGATCGTCGCCGGGGCGGGCTCCGGCAAGACCACGGTGATGGCCGCCCGTGTCGTCTGGCTGGTCGGAACCGGACAGGTCGCGCCCGACCGGGTGCTCGGCCTCACCTTCACCAACAAGGCCGCCGGAGAGCTGGCGGAGCGCGTCCGTAAGGCCCTCGTCACGGCGGGCATCGTGGACCCGGACCCGGATCCGGGCGCCACCGAGGAGGCCCCGGGCGAGCCCGTCATCTCCACGTACCACGCGTTCGCGGGACAGTTGCTCAAGGACCACGGGCTGCGCGTCGGCCTCGAACCGAGCGCCCGGCTGCTCGCCGACGCCACCCGCTTCCAGCTCGCCGCGCGCGTCCTGCGCTCCGCCCCCGGCCCGTATCCGGCACTCACCCGCCCCTTCGCCGACCTGGTCACCGATCTGCTCGCGCTCGACGCCGAGCTCGCCGAGCACCTCGTCCCCACCGGGCGGCTGCGCGCGTACGACACCGAGCTGCTGCGGACGCTGGAGGGCACGCGGCTCACCAACGAGGCGCTGCGCAAGGTGCCCGAGGCCGCCCGCGCCCGCCAGGAGCTGCTGGGCCTGGTCGAGGCGTACCGCGAGGAGAAGCGCCGCCGCGATCTGCTCGACTTCGGCGACCAGATCGCCCATTCGGCCACCCTGGCCCTGGACCACCCGGAGGTCGGCCGGATCCTGCGCGAGCAGTTCACGGTCGTGCTGCTCGACGAGTACCAGGACACCTCCGTCGCCCAGCGGCTGCTGCTGTCCGGCCTCTTCGGCGGCGGCACCGGACACCCCGTCACCGCCGTCGGCGACCCCTGTCAGGCCATCTACGGCTGGCGCGGCGCCTCCGTGGCCAACCTGGACGACTTCCCCGAGCACTTCCCGCACGCCGACGGCCGCCCGGCCGAGCGTTTCGCGCTCAGCGAGAACCGGCGCAGCGGCGGCCGCCTCCTGGACCTCGCCAACGGGCTGGCCGCCCCGCTGCGCGCCATGCACGAGGGCGTCGAGGCGCTGCGCCCCGCGCCCGGCGCCGAGCGGGACGGGGCGGTGCGCTGCGCGCTGCTGCCCACCCACGCCGAGGAGCTGGCCTGGCTCGCCGACTCCATCGCCCACCTGGTGCGCACCGGCACCCCGCCCGGTGAGATCGCGGTGCTGTGCCGTACGGCGGGTGACTTCGCGCAGATCCAGGGCGCGTTGGTGGAGCGGGACGTTCCGGTGGAGGTGGTGGGCCTCTCGGGGCTGCTGCATCTGCCGGAGGTGGCCGATCTGGTGGCGGTCTGCGAGGTCCTCCAGGACCCGGGGGCCAACGCCGCGCTGGTCCGTCTGCTCACCGGGCCGCGCTGGCGGATCGGCCCCCGCGACCTCGCGCTGCTCGGCCGCCGCGCCCGTGCGCTGGTCTCTTACGGCGGGCCGGACGGGGCGGAGGACGATCCGGACCGACGGCTCGCCGAGGCCGTCGAGGGCACCGACCCCGCCGAGGTGATCTCCCTCGCCGACGCCCTCGACACCTTCCTGGAGGCGGGCGGCGGCCCGGACGACGGGCTGCCCTTCTCGGCCGAGGCACGGGTCCGGTTCGCCCGGCTCGCCGCCGAACTCCGCGAGCTGCGCCGCTCGCTGGCCGATCCGCTGATGGACGTCCTCCACCGGGTCCTGGCCACCACGGGTCTCGAGGTCGAGCTGTCCGCCTCACCGCACGCCCTGGCCGCGCGCCGCCGCGAGACCCTCGGCAACTTCCTGGACGTCGCGGCCGCCTTCGCGGGCCGGGAGGGCGGCGCGGCCGTGGACGGCGAGGCCACGCTTCAGGGCTTCCTCGGCTTTCTGCGCACCGCCGCGCAGTACGAGAAGGGGCTCGACAACGCCCTGCCCGGCGGCGAGAACACGGTCAAGGTGCTCACCGCCCACAAGGCCAAGGGGCTGGAGTGGGATGTGGTGGCGGTGCCGGGGCTGGTCGCCAAGCAGTTCCCGAGCGAACAGTCCCGCGAGTCCTGGACGGCGAACGCCAAGGTGCTGCCGCACGAGCTGCGCGGGGACGCGCGGACCCTCCCGGACGTCACCGCCTGGGACAGCAAGGGGATCGCGGCCTTCAAGGACGCCATGAAGGGGCATCAGCGGACCGAGGAGCTGCGGCTGGGCTATGTGACCTTCACCCGGCCGCGCTCGCTGCTGCTCGGCTCCGGCCACTGGTGGGGCCCCACCCAGAAGCGTCCGCGCGGCCCGTCGGGCTTCCTGGACGCGCTGCGCGAGCACTGCGAGGCGGGGTACGGCGAGATCGAGGCATGGGCCGAACCGCCGGAGGAGGGCGCGGAGAACCCGGCCCTGCGGCAGTCGGCGGCCGACCGGGCCTGGCCGCTTCCGCTGGACCCGGCCGCGCTGCGCCACCGGCGCCGCGCCGCCGATGTGGTGCTCGCCCATCTGGCGCGCATCGAGACGGCCGGGGAGGAGCCGGCCGCGCGGGACGAGGCGCGCCCTTCGGCGGACGGGGACCCCTTTCCGGAGCCCCCGGAGGAGCTCGAACCCCTGGAGGACCCGGAGTGGCCCGAGCCTCCGGAGGGTCCTTACGGTTCGTACGAGGACGAGCCGTACGACGACGCACCGCCCCCGGGCCCTTACGACGCACCGCCCCCCGACCCTCACGGCGCGCCGGGACCTGGCGCACCGGAGACCGATGTGTCCGAAATCACGTCAGAACCGGCCGCGGACGAGCCGACGCCCGAGGAGGCCCGGCTGATCGGGTCCTGGGACCGCGATCTGGACGCGCTCGCCGGGGAGCTGCGCCGGGCCCGCGAGACCGTGCACGAGGTGCCCCTGCCGGGCACGCTCACCGCCTCCCAGCTGCTGCGCCTCGCCGCCGACCCGGACGGCTTCGCACGGGAGCTGGCCCGCCCCATGCCCCGGCCGCCGCGCCCCGCCGCGCGGCGCGGCACCCGCTTCCACGCCTGGGTCGAGTCGCGGTTCGAGGCGCTGCCGCTGCCCTTCCTCGGCCCGGACGAGCTGCCGGGCGGCGAGGACGACGAGGCGGAGATCGCCGACGAGCGGGATCTGACCGCGCTCAAGGAGGCGTTCGCCCGCACGCCGTACGCCCGTCGCACCCCTTACCGCGTGGAGGTGCCGGTCCAGCTGACCCTGGCGGGCCGCACCATCCGCGGCCGGATCGACGCGGTGTACCGCGAGTCGGGTACGGGCCCCGACGACGGCCCGCGCTACGAGATCGTCGACTGGAAGACCGGCCGCTCCCAGGACGCCGACCCGCTCCAGCTGGCCATCTACCGCGTCGCGTGGGCCGAACAGCACGGGCTGCCCCTGTCGGCGGTCACGGCGGCCTTCGTGTACGTACGCAGCGGTGAGGTGGTCCGCCCCGCCGGGCTGCCCGGCCGGGCCGGGCTCGAGCGCGTCCTGCTCGGGGAGCCGGGGGACGCGGACGTCGGCGGGGACGGGGATGTCGACGGGGACGTGGCCATTGGCCGGGACGGAGACGGGGACGTCGGAAGGGACGGAGACGCGGACATCGGCTGGGACGGAGACGCGGATACGACCGGAAATGACCGTATCGACGCCGGAACCGTCACCGAGAGCGAGCGCACCTGA